The following proteins come from a genomic window of Acinonyx jubatus isolate Ajub_Pintada_27869175 chromosome C1, VMU_Ajub_asm_v1.0, whole genome shotgun sequence:
- the LOC106984968 gene encoding 40S ribosomal protein S7-like: MEFFRKNVPLPTSDTLEKNRFCLGTAQAATAKYYRMGDSNNRIYLSHGSRGWKSMIKVLENSVSSESSLPGLQKTPSLCTLNGLSSQTASFKQQRTGNVDYGYRSKETEGIPKNLKSFQKIQVRVVRELQKKFSGKHVVFIAQRRILPEPTLKSHTKNQQKRPRSRTLTAVHNAILEDLVFPSEIMGKRIHVKLDSSRLIKVHLDKAQQNNVEHKVETFSGVYKKLTGKDVNFEFPEFQL; encoded by the exons ATGGAGTTTTTTCGAAAAAACGTGCCATTACCTACATCTGATACACTAGAGAAGAACCGATTTTGCTTGGGG ACTGCTCAGGCTGCCACAGCAAAATACTACAGAATGGGTGACTCAAACAACAGAATTTACTTATCTCatggttctagaggctggaagtccatgatcaaggtgcTAGAAAATTCAGTTTctagtgagagctctcttcctggcttgcagaaaACACCTTCTCTATGCACCCTCaatggtctttcctct CAAACTGCTTCTTTCAAACAGCAAAGAACTGGCAATGTTGACTATGGCTACAGAAGTAAGGAGACCGAAGGCATTCCTAAA aatctgaagtcttTCCAGAAAATCCAAGTCCGGGTAGTGCGTGAGCTGCAGAAAAAGTTCAGTGGGAAGCACGTGGTCTTTATTGCTCAGAGGAGAATTCTGCCTGAGCCAACTCTAAAAAGCCATACAAAAAATCAGCAAAAGCGTCCCAGAAGCCGCACTTTGACCGCCGTGCACAACGCGATCCTGGAGGACTTGGTTTTCCCAAGCGAGATTATGGGCAAGAGAATCCATGTGAAACTGGACAGCAGCCGGCTCATAAAGGTTCACTTGGATAAAGCACAGCAAAACAATGTGGAACACAAGGTGGAAACCTTCTCAGGCGTCTATAAGAAGCTCACGGGCAAGGATGTTAACTTTGAGTTCCCAGAGTTTCAATTGTAg